Proteins from one Nicotiana tabacum cultivar K326 chromosome 23, ASM71507v2, whole genome shotgun sequence genomic window:
- the LOC107759643 gene encoding actin-depolymerizing factor 2-like: protein MANAASGMAVHDDCKLKFLELKAKRTHRFIIYKIEEKQKQVVVEKLGEPTESYEDFTAGLPADECRYAVYDFDFTTEENVQKSRIFFIAWSPDTARVRSKMIYASSKDRFKRELQATDPTEMEIFIL, encoded by the exons ATG GCTAACGCAGCATCTGGGATGGCTGTGCATGACGATTGCAAGCTGAAGTTTTTGGAGTTGAAGGCAAAAAGAACTCACCGGTTCATCATCTATAAGATTGAAGAGAAGCAAAAGCAGGTTGTTGtggaaaagcttggtgaaccaaCTGAAAGCTATGAGGATTTCACCGCAGGCCTCCCTGCTGATGAGTGTCGATATGCTGTCTATGACTTTGATTTCACTACCGAAGAAAACGTCCAGAAGagcagaatattcttcattgcgtg GTCACCTGACACTGCAAGAGTGAGAAGCAAGATGATTTATGCAAGCTCCAAAGACAGGTTCAAGAGAGAGCTGCAAGCAACTGATCCTACAGAGATGGAAATTTTTATCTTATGA